Proteins encoded by one window of Cylindrospermum stagnale PCC 7417:
- a CDS encoding O-linked N-acetylglucosamine transferase yields MNTETSPNTLTQAQQHLIAGQYEQAANLYEQAIASEPDVISHYWHLGLMLLLQEKEIEAQMTWMLPLADVEEENIPTYTQELTQVLQLEAERRENLEEYSLAWAIRQHIKEINNYDINNLLKLLHLSFKIDNFEEIQLEYIEIIELLNSQNFVALNLELLQQVLQQIFNTPPLNQESIDFIQSCLPYVITTPDFADIFSAAVMKIGHTFAQPAKAASLLELYLNQAPINSETLLDILRHLATFYQNAKNYALGIEKAKLCLSLSTKLVDQIFATHLVLRGLLTAGGYWEEICSTSQQLEALRQEFITAQPIPLDEAKTLLLLTPSFAKPHIEDNPSDFRKIHNPLAAICQNNIQAIYHQPFQRYSQRNINYRQTSTYNKKLKIGYVSYVLKRHSVGWLARWLFQHHNRDKFEIYTYLINYNPVDQFAEEWFVNKADKANKLGITVLEVSEKIYEDDIDILIDLDSITLDISCAVMSLKPAPIQVTWLGWDASGIPAIDYFIADPYVLPDSAQNYYTEKIWRLPQTYIAVDGFEVGIPTLRRQDLDIPSDAVVYLSSQRSYKRHPETTKWQMRIIKEVPNSYFLIKGDADEEAIKQFFYKIAEEEGVDSSRLRFLPQDPSEAVHRANLAIADVVLDTFPYNGATTTLETLWMGIPLVTRVGEQFVSRNSYTMMMNVGVTEGLAWTDEEYVEWGVRLGKDAGLRQQIAGKLRQSRQTAPLWNGKQFTREMEKAYEQMWQTRSSS; encoded by the coding sequence ATGAACACCGAAACTTCTCCAAATACACTCACCCAAGCGCAACAGCACCTAATAGCAGGACAATACGAACAAGCCGCCAATTTATATGAACAAGCAATAGCATCTGAACCCGATGTAATTTCCCACTATTGGCATTTAGGTTTAATGCTGCTTTTACAAGAAAAAGAAATAGAAGCGCAAATGACTTGGATGCTGCCATTAGCAGATGTAGAAGAAGAAAATATTCCAACTTATACGCAAGAACTAACCCAAGTTTTACAACTAGAAGCAGAAAGACGGGAAAATCTAGAAGAATATTCTCTCGCTTGGGCAATTCGTCAGCACATCAAAGAAATTAATAATTACGATATAAATAACCTCTTAAAACTTCTGCACCTTTCCTTCAAAATAGACAATTTTGAAGAAATACAATTAGAGTATATTGAAATTATTGAATTATTAAATTCCCAAAACTTTGTAGCTTTGAATTTAGAGTTATTACAGCAAGTCTTACAGCAAATTTTTAATACTCCACCATTAAATCAAGAATCTATAGACTTTATCCAATCTTGTTTACCCTACGTTATCACTACGCCAGATTTTGCTGATATATTTTCCGCCGCTGTGATGAAAATCGGTCACACATTTGCACAGCCAGCAAAAGCCGCAAGTCTTTTAGAATTATATTTAAACCAAGCGCCAATTAACTCAGAGACATTATTAGACATATTAAGGCATTTAGCTACTTTTTATCAAAATGCTAAAAATTATGCTCTAGGTATAGAAAAAGCAAAATTATGTCTTTCCTTATCTACAAAACTAGTTGATCAAATTTTTGCTACTCATCTAGTGCTAAGAGGTTTGTTGACTGCTGGTGGATATTGGGAAGAGATATGCTCAACAAGCCAACAATTGGAAGCTTTACGACAAGAATTTATCACAGCCCAGCCAATTCCCTTAGATGAAGCAAAAACTCTACTTCTATTAACACCATCTTTTGCTAAACCTCACATTGAGGATAACCCATCAGATTTTAGAAAAATTCATAATCCACTAGCAGCAATTTGCCAGAACAATATTCAAGCTATATATCATCAACCATTTCAGCGTTATTCCCAGCGTAATATTAATTATCGACAAACATCAACTTATAATAAAAAGTTAAAAATTGGCTATGTATCTTATGTTCTAAAAAGGCATTCTGTAGGTTGGTTAGCACGCTGGCTATTTCAACATCACAACCGCGATAAATTTGAAATTTACACTTATCTGATCAACTATAATCCAGTTGATCAATTTGCAGAAGAATGGTTTGTAAATAAAGCTGATAAAGCTAATAAATTAGGCATAACAGTTTTAGAGGTTTCCGAAAAAATATATGAGGATGATATCGATATTCTAATAGACTTAGATAGCATCACTCTAGATATTAGTTGTGCCGTAATGTCACTAAAACCGGCACCAATTCAAGTTACTTGGCTCGGTTGGGATGCCTCTGGTATACCTGCAATTGATTACTTTATTGCTGACCCTTATGTATTACCAGATTCAGCCCAGAATTATTATACAGAAAAAATCTGGCGATTACCCCAGACTTATATAGCCGTTGACGGCTTTGAAGTCGGTATCCCTACACTGCGTCGTCAAGATTTAGATATTCCTAGTGATGCTGTCGTCTACCTCAGTAGCCAAAGGTCATATAAACGTCATCCAGAAACCACAAAATGGCAAATGAGAATAATTAAAGAAGTACCAAATAGTTACTTCTTAATTAAAGGAGACGCTGACGAAGAAGCAATTAAACAGTTTTTCTACAAAATAGCTGAAGAAGAAGGTGTAGATTCTTCCCGGCTGCGATTTTTGCCTCAAGACCCCTCTGAAGCTGTCCACAGAGCTAATTTAGCAATTGCAGATGTTGTACTAGATACTTTTCCCTACAACGGAGCAACAACAACCCTAGAAACACTCTGGATGGGTATCCCCTTAGTAACCAGAGTTGGAGAGCAATTTGTGTCTCGTAACAGCTACACCATGATGATGAATGTAGGTGTAACAGAAGGTCTTGCTTGGACAGATGAAGAGTATGTAGAGTGGGGTGTGCGCTTGGGTAAAGATGCTGGTTTAAGACAACAAATTGCTGGGAAACTGCGACAATCAAGACAAACAGCCCCTCTGTGGAACGGTAAACAATTTACCCGTGAAATGGAGAAAGCCTACGAGCAAATGTGGCAAACACGCTCAAGTTCGTAG
- a CDS encoding Uma2 family endonuclease, whose translation MSLTITDLEQLQTEHPEWQMELVEGNIIVMGPSDYESEEITTRLSTFLNNWVMSRKLGRVTGSSAGFILPSIEDSEKRNLRAPDVSFVKADRLKKTKRDFVEMLPDLMVEVKSKSDRIKPLEEKIQLFLQLGSTVGILIDPDKLTVTVYRPNQTPTMLQNGDTLTLPELLPGWELAVSELWPPEFE comes from the coding sequence ATGTCCCTCACCATTACAGACCTAGAGCAACTACAAACCGAGCATCCAGAATGGCAAATGGAGTTGGTAGAAGGGAATATCATAGTTATGGGGCCATCAGATTACGAGTCAGAAGAAATTACTACTCGGTTGAGTACCTTCTTGAATAACTGGGTAATGTCACGCAAACTAGGACGTGTAACTGGTTCTAGCGCCGGATTTATCTTGCCGAGTATAGAAGACTCAGAAAAAAGAAACCTCCGTGCGCCTGACGTGTCTTTTGTTAAAGCTGACCGACTCAAAAAGACCAAGCGCGACTTTGTCGAGATGCTTCCAGACTTGATGGTTGAAGTCAAATCTAAATCAGACAGAATTAAACCTTTAGAAGAAAAAATTCAGCTATTCTTGCAACTTGGCTCTACAGTTGGTATCTTAATTGACCCTGACAAATTGACAGTAACAGTTTACCGACCAAACCAAACTCCAACGATGTTGCAGAATGGCGACACGCTCACACTACCAGAATTGCTCCCAGGTTGGGAACTGGCGGTATCAGAACTCTGGCCACCGGAATTTGAATAA
- a CDS encoding REP-associated tyrosine transposase has protein sequence MYEYRKLTPEKQAELVQYRLNRGYPPHSPPHLVRDRPLYLLTAACYEHQCYIHSEFRRQHLLNMIFDMFGNSNSVSEEISTEVLTTNLRICGWVILPNHYHLLVQVVDFDELSELFRRIHGSISRQWNLEDNITKRKIWYSWSDRAIRSERHYYTTLNYIHYNPVKHGLTKSPYDWVESSVHWYLQTCGRQWLRDSWVQYPVLDYGKNWDNF, from the coding sequence ATGTACGAATATCGTAAACTCACACCAGAAAAACAAGCTGAACTAGTTCAATATCGTCTAAATAGAGGCTATCCACCACACTCACCACCACATCTAGTCAGAGATAGACCACTTTACCTGTTGACTGCTGCTTGTTACGAACATCAGTGTTATATACACTCTGAATTTCGCCGGCAGCATCTGCTAAATATGATATTTGATATGTTTGGTAATAGTAATAGTGTAAGTGAAGAAATCAGCACTGAAGTGCTTACTACGAACTTAAGAATTTGTGGTTGGGTGATTTTGCCTAATCATTATCATTTGCTAGTTCAGGTTGTAGATTTTGATGAATTGAGTGAATTATTTCGCAGGATACATGGTTCTATTTCACGTCAATGGAATTTAGAGGACAATATCACTAAACGAAAAATTTGGTATTCTTGGAGTGATCGAGCTATTCGCTCTGAACGACATTACTATACGACTCTTAATTATATTCATTACAACCCAGTGAAACATGGTTTAACTAAATCTCCGTATGACTGGGTTGAAAGTAGTGTTCATTGGTATTTACAAACTTGTGGACGGCAATGGCTGCGTGATTCTTGGGTGCAATATCCGGTGTTAGATTATGGTAAGAATTGGGATAATTTTTAA
- a CDS encoding type IV pilin-like G/H family protein: MKTELKAKFLQHILNKKKNDEGFTLIELLVVIIIIGILSAIALPAFLNQANKARASEAKTYAGSVNRAQQAYILENPTFVTNQTNFSQLQLGIKTQTANYTYNLGGTFDGAKGASIKAVPTTPSTAAPVLKGYGGFVTVGQTAGAGVGESTTLTALTETLTPITDGAADTQIPDAAVVTTGGATVINPGGNQKEVK; encoded by the coding sequence ATGAAAACTGAACTTAAAGCCAAATTCCTCCAACACATCCTCAACAAAAAGAAAAACGACGAGGGTTTCACCCTAATCGAATTGTTGGTTGTTATTATCATCATCGGTATCCTATCAGCTATTGCTCTGCCCGCTTTCCTCAACCAAGCTAACAAAGCCCGCGCCTCAGAAGCAAAAACCTACGCAGGTTCTGTCAACCGCGCTCAACAAGCTTATATTTTAGAAAATCCAACCTTCGTTACTAACCAAACTAATTTTTCCCAACTACAATTGGGTATCAAAACACAAACAGCAAACTATACCTACAACCTTGGTGGTACATTCGACGGTGCTAAAGGTGCATCTATTAAAGCTGTGCCAACAACACCCTCTACCGCAGCTCCTGTTCTCAAAGGCTACGGTGGTTTTGTAACTGTTGGACAAACAGCAGGTGCGGGTGTTGGAGAATCAACCACATTAACGGCTTTGACCGAAACTCTCACCCCCATAACCGACGGTGCCGCAGATACCCAAATACCTGATGCAGCTGTGGTTACGACGGGTGGTGCTACTGTGATTAATCCTGGTGGTAACCAAAAAGAAGTCAAGTAA